GTACCCTCGGTCGTAGATCGCCAACGGACGCACCGCTAACTGCCGAGTCACTTGTTTGAGTTGGAATGCCGCTTTACTGGCGGGTGTTTCAAAGCTGGTGATGCGCTCATGCCGCAATGGTAATGCCCAACTGCCCCTGTCTTCAGCAATCCAGGCTAAGGTACTGTAGTTTTGTCCGGCTATCGGGGCATGTCCTGTTCTGCCTGATAAGGTGCGGTCTTTCAAACGCCTGGCAGCAGGACGGTTCCACCGACTCGCATCACCTGCCAACAACGGTTGCTGCTGAGTCGGTATCTGCTGCACCAACAGCTTCAGCACCTTTGATCGGGGTAGGCGGCTATCGCGCAACGCTTCATAGGTGCTCGACCACTGGCGACGAAAGACAGGACTCTGCGATAGCCTCACAAACGACACGATGCACGCACTCACTAACACGGCATCCATCAGATCAAACAGGGCATCTCTGGCGTTTCCCAAGCTGGCATACAACGTTTGGCGAAATTGCTGAAGTTCGTTGAAAATCATGGGGTCAATGTTGGTTGTACTTCATTGACCTTACGGCAGTCGGTGCTTCTCATTGACTGCCTTCCTCTTCACCATTAGTCCAAACTAAAGGGAAACTCTATGGGCAATCAATACTCGTTTGTTGGCGGAACGCGAGGACTGTGGCGGGTGCAAGAGGTTCGACCAGTCGCAGGGGCTGGCCTAGCCCCAGTGAAGCGGCTTGATATTGTAAACGGGGCGATCGCCCCACCGCCACCCGACAGCGCCTGGGTGCTTCGCAGCTTTGCCAGCAATGTCCGCTATGCCAAGCGGGATGAACTAGATACGCTCCGTGCAGTGCAGCCCGACCTCAACCGGGCAGAAGCCGTCTCCGCTGTGCTGATCCCCATTAAAAAATCGGCTCAGTGGTGGGACATGGCGCAAGACGAGCGCCGTGCCATTTTTGAGGAACAGTCTCACCATACGGCCGTCGGGCTGGAGTATCTGCCGGGGGTGGCCCGTCGCCTGCTCCACTGCCGCGACCTAGGGGAACCGTTCGACTTCCTCACCTGGTTTGAGTTTGCACCAGAACACACTGCCGCGTTTGATCAACTGCTGGTGCGGATGCGGGCTAGCAAGGAATGGGACTATGTGGAGCGGGAAGTGGAAGTGCGCCTAGAGCGCGACGACGCAGCGCAAACCTGAACACTCGCCCTGCCGACGCAGCCTCACGCCCACAAAAGCCTAATGCAGACCAGCAAGCCGGCCAGCAAGCAAATCCAACAAGTTTGGCAACGACCATTACAAACCGATGATCCCGGTGTATGATTTGCTGGAATTTTGGTCTTGTTTGGGAGAAGGGATATGGGTTTGGTAACGGCTCCCCCGGCGCTGCTGGTGTTGGCGGATGGCACGGTGTTTCGCGGGTTTTCCTTTGGCGCGGCGGGCACCAGCATCGGCGAGGTGGTGTTCAACACGGGTATGACGGGATATCAAGAAGTCCTGACTGATCCCAGCTATCGCGGGCAGATTGTCACCTTTACCTATCCCGAACTAGGCAATACGGGGGTGAACCCGGAGGATGAGGAATCGGCGGGGCCTCAGGTGAAGGGGGCGATCGCCCGCAATATCTGCCCCCGTCCGAGCAACTGGCGCTCCACCCAATCCCTCCCAGACTACCTCAAGCAGCACCACATTCCGGGCATCTACGGCATCGACACCCGTGCCCTCACCCGCAAGCTGCGCTCCGTCGGCGCGATGAATGGCGGCCTCTCCACCGAAATTCTCGACCCGGCGGAATTGCTGATGCAGGTGCAGGAAGCCCCCAGCATGGCCGGGCTAAACCTGGTCAAGGACGTGACCACGCGGGAAATTTACGAATGGAGCGAGCCGACCCCGCCAGAGTGGGAATTTAGCGAAGGCGTAGCAAAATCGCCAGAGCCGCTGACCGTGGTCGCAATTGACTTTGGCGTAAAGCGCAATATTCTACGGCGGCTGGCCAGCTACGGCTGCCGGGTGATTGTTGTGCCTGCCGACACGCCGCCCGAAACCATCCTGAGCTACAACCCGGACGGCATTTTCCTGTCTAACGGGCCGGGCGACCCCGCCGCCAACACCGACGGCATTGAAACCACCAAAGCCTTGCTCAAGGCCCAAAAGCCTGTCTTTGGCATCTGCATGGGCCACCAGATTCTCGGTCTGTCGATGGGCGGCGAGTCCTTCAAGCTCAAGTTTGGCCATCGCGGGCTAAACCAGCCAGCGGGCTTGCGGCAAAAGGTGGAAATTACCAGCCAGAATCACGGCTTTGCCATCGCCCAGGAGTCGCTCCCCGATGCCGAGGTAGAAATTACCCACCTGAACCTGAACGATCGCACGGTGGCTGGCCTGCGCCATAAGACGCTGCCGATGTTCTCGGTGCAATATCACCCCGAAGCCAGCCCCGGCCCCCACGATGCCGATTATCTGTTTGAGCAGTTTGTTCGCCAGATGCGCGAGAGCAAGGCATAGACCTCGTTTCAGGATCTCTCATGGCGCAACTGTCTTCTCAGCCATCTCCGCGCTGGATTGGGGTGGCGCTCGCCTTCTATGCCTTCATTGCCATTGGCATTGCCGAGGGCGGGCTGGGGGTGCTGCTGCCGTCGATTTTGCAGGAATATAGCCTAACAACCGCCAGCGTCACGCTGCTATTCGTCAGCCAGATTACAGGCTACATTTTTGCAGCGTTTACCAGCAGCCTGATCAGCAGCAGACTGGGGCTGGCGCGGATGCTGCTGATGGCGGCGGGCACGCTGACGCTGGCGCTGGCGATTTATGCGACCTCGCCCGTGTGGGGACTGATGGTGGCAGCCGGGACGCTGCTGGGGCTGGGCATTGGGCTGATCGACGCGGGCGTAAACACCTACATCGTGCAGGACGAACGCGGCGCATCGCTGATCGGCACGCTGCATGGGTTTTACGGCGTGGGGGCGCTGTCGGGCCCGGCGATCGCCACGACGCTGCTAGCGATGGGGATGACCTGGCGACAGGTGTATGTCGTGCTGACGGGGGTGGTGGGGCTGCTGATTGTGGCGCTGCTGGCGGTGTTGGTGATTCGCTATCCGCCGATGCATCTTCGAGGTGTGGCCACCTCCGAAGGAGCGAGTGCGGCGCAAAATCTGGGGCGATCGCTGCGGCATCCGGCGGTTCTGCTGACGGGGCTACTGCTGCTGGTCTACGTGGGCACGGAAGCGGCGATCGGCAATTGGGCCTACACCGTGCAATCCGTCGGGCGCAGCATGTCCCCCATGGCCGCGGGCTACGGTGTGGCGGCCTACTGGCTGGGGCTAACGGTGGGGCGGTTTGGTTTGGACTATTGTTTGCGACGGGTGGGGGCCGTGCGGATGATCAGCCTGTCGCTGACGCTGTTGCTGATTGGGCTATTCGCCTGGTGGCAATTGCCCGATCAGTGGCTCAGCCTGCCGATGATTGGGTTGGCGCTGGCGGCGATTTTTCCAGCGACGATCTGGCTGGTTCCCCGGCGGTTGCCTGCGGAACTCGTCCCCGGCGGCATTAGTTTTGCCACCAGTGCGGCCAGCTTTGGCGCGGCGATTATTCCCACTTTAGTTTGGACTAACTGGCATCACAATAATGCTCAACAGGATGCCATAAAGAATCTGCTCAACCGTTCATAACAGTTGAACTTAAGGAATTGGATACAATCCTGCTCGCAGTTAAGCTGCTGTTGCAACCGGACTGTTCAGGGATTGTTCGGATGTCTTGCGTTTCGAGGCTCGTTTTTTGACCATCGGATAGCAGGGACGAGGAGTTGGCTTGTGCCCCTTGCCTCGTCCTGGCGATTTACCACGAGGTTTAGGCGCAGGAGCAGGGGTGCCAATCGCTGCCAAAATGCCTGCAAACGCTTGTGCGACCCGACCCGGAGTCAACGTTTCTTGCGGTGCCTGCCAGGGCAAGGGGTGGTCAGTACAGTCCTTTCGCGCTAACCACAACTGCCAACTGAGCAACGGCATCAGGCTGCTCCACTGTTCGGTTGCCGATACAGAACTGAACTGGGGATGTGTCCAATATAGCCTCTGCTTGGCAAAGCGATACCAGTGTTCAATGGCAAAGCGACGGAGGTAGTGCAACCACAGGGTTTCTAACGGAGGCATCTGCTCACCCAGCCAAACTAACCACAAAGGAGCCAAGCGTCGCGTGCTGCTCTGTGTCTCCAGCACCTCCACGCGCAACACTTCCATTGCCCGTTTGGGGGATTTGCGGAAATGGTATGCACTCCAACGACTGACCCGCACTCGTCCCCAGTTGGGATCATCGACTTCAACGGTTTCGACCGGGACACTCCAAGTGTCAGGGTCATTGAGTTTCATCTTATGTCCATGCTTGGCAGGTGCGCCTCGCCCTCGATACGCTGGGGGCGCGCCATAGACACATCGATTGGATGTAACCCGCAGCAGCAAGTCTGCCTCAATCCCTGCCGTTTGGTTGACAAAACTGGCATTGCCGTACCCTCGGTCGTAGATCGCCAACGGACGCACCGCTAACTGCCGAGTCACTTGTTTGAGTTGGAATGCCGCTTTACTGGCGGGTGTTTCAAAGCTGGTGATGCGCTCATGCCGCAATGGTAATGCCCAACTGCCCCTGTCTTCAGCAATCCAGGCTAAGGTACTGTAGTTTTGTCCGGCTATCGGGGCATGTCCTGTTCTGCCTGATAAGGTGCGGTCTTTCAAACGCCTGGCAGCAGGACGGTTCCACCGACTCGCATCACCTGCCAACAACGGTTGCTGCTGAGTCGGTATCTGCTGCACCAACAGCTTCAGCACCTTTGATCGGGGTAGGCGGCTATCGCGCAACGCTTCATAGGTGCTCGACCACTGGCGACGAAAGACAGGACTCTGCGATAGCCTCACAAACGACACGATGCACGCACTCACTAACACGGCATCCATCAGATCAAACAGGGCATCTCTGGCGTTTCCCAAGCTGGCATACAACGTTTGGCGAAATTGCTGAAGTTCGTTGAAAATCATGGGGTCAATGTTGGTTGTACTTCATTGACCTTACGGCAGTCGGTGCTTCTCATTGACTGCCTTCCTCTTCACCATTAGTCCAAACTAAAGGGAATAGGGCATGGCAGGAGAACTAAAGGAGAACTAGAAGAAAACTAAGAAAAGAGCGATCGCCCGCTTGGAACGATCGCTCTTTTCGCTGAATGTTCTTGACCTCCAACTCTGAGTCCGGCTCCCAGGCGCTACACCAGCAGCGTAGCGCCTGGGAATGTTCCAACTAACTCGTCGAACTAAGCCGTTGAACTGAGTCGTTGAACGAACTTAGTAGTCGAAGTCGCCGCCCATGCCGCCGCCAGCGCCAGCGCCAGCCGCTTCCTTGGGCTCGGGCTTGTCAACCACGATGCACTCGGTCGTCAGCACCATGCCCGCGATCGAAGCGGCGTTTTGCAGCGCAGAACGGGTCACTTTCGCAGGGTCGACGATGCCCGCAGAGAACATATCCACGAACTCGTCCGTAGCGGCATTGTATCCCACGTTGAAGTCCTTCTCCTTCACACGCTCAGCAATCACCGCGCCGTTCTGACCTGCGTTTTCGGCAATCCGCTTCAGCGGCGCAGACAGGGCACGAGCCACAATCAGCGCACCCGTCAGCTCTTCCGCCGTCAGGTTGCTCTTAGCCCACTCCTCCAATTGGGGAGCCAGGTGAGCCAGCGTAGTGCCGCCCCCAGGAACGATACCTTCTTCTACCGCAGCTTTGGTTGCGTTGATGGCATCTTCCAGACGCAGCTTGCGATCCTTCATTTCGGTTTCGGTTGCGGCACCGACCTTGACCACAGCCACGCCACCAGAGAGCTTGGCTAGGCGCTCTTGCAGTTTCTCTTTGTCGTAAGAAGAATCGGTTTCTTCGATCTGACGACGGATTTGTTCGCAGCGAGCCTTGACCTGAGCCTCGTTGCCCTCGGCGACAATGGTCGTGGTGTCCTTGGTAATGGTGACACGGCGAGCCTTACCCAGGCTTTCCAACTTCACGCTGTCCAGTTTCAGACCCGCATCTTCGGTGATCACCTGGCCACCCGTCAGCACGGCAATGTCTTCCAGCATGGCCTTGCGGCGATCGCCAAAACCAGGAGCCTTGACCGCAGCCACATTCAGCACACCCCGCAGACGGTTCACCACCAGCGTTGCCAGGGCTTCTTTCTCGATGTCCTCAGCAATGATCAGCAGCGGACGACCAGCGCGGGCTACTTGCTCCAGCACGGGCACCAGATCCTGCACCAGGGTAATCTTCTTGTCGGTCAGCAGGATGAACGGCTCATCCAGGATGGCCTCCATGCGCTCGGTGTCGGTGGCAAAGTATGGCGAGATATAGCCCTTGTCGAAGCGCATCCCTTCGGTGACTTCCAGTTCGGTCGTCATGGACTTGCCTTCTTCCAGCGAGATCACGCCTTCGCGACCCACTTTGTCCATCGCTTCGGCAATCATCGCGCCAACTTCTTCGTCATTGCCCGCAGAGATAGAGCCAACCTGGGCGATCGCCTTAGAGTCTTCCACCGGACGAGCATGTTCTGCAATCTTGTCTACCAGGAACGCAGAAGCCTTGTCGATACCGCGCTTCAGCGAGATTGCATTGGCCCCCGCCGCCACGTTCCGCAGACCTTCTTTCACCATTGCATGGGCCAGCACGGTCGCAGTGGTCGTTCCGTCGCCCGCAGCATCGTTGGTCTTGGATGCAGCCTGACGAATGAGAGAAACGCCCGTGTTTTCGATATGGTCTTCTAGCTCAATCTCCTTGGCAATGGTCACACCGTCGTTGACGATTTGGGGTGCGCCAAACTTCTTCTCTAGCACCACGTTCCGACCTTTGGGGCCGAGGGTGACTGCGACGGCTTCTGCCAAAATATCGATGCCCTTTTCCAGAGCGCGACGTGCGTTTTCGTTGTAGATGATGCGCTTAGCCATAGTTTCGATTTTGGATTTGCGATTGAGAATTTACAGTTGAACAGATTCGATTTCGGGCTAGGCCTCGGAACACATGCGGCTTGCAACCGCAGCCGCCTGTCCAAAACCCAAAATCCAAAATTTAGGAAACGATCGCCAGAATGTCTTTCTCGCTCAGCAGCACGTACTCTTCGCCGCCCAGCTTAATGTCGGTGCCTGCGTACTTGGAGTACAGCACTTTGTCACCCACCTTCACTTCTAGCTCTTGGCGGGTGCCATCGTCGTTGCGCTTGCCGGGGCCCACCTGCGCCACTTCGCCGACTTGAGGTTTTTCCTTAGCGGTGTCGGGCAGAAAAATGCCGCCTGCGGTCTTTTCTTCGGAAGCGCTGACCTTTACAAACACGCGATCGCCCAATGGCTTAACGGTGGAAACACTCAAGGACACAGCAGCCATACGTATAGTCTCTCCAGACGATAAAGTTGCAGTTAGGTTGAAAGAATCTTGCTCAATTGCTGGCTTGTTTGACCAGACAGACCTGCTGCAAGGACTTTGCCCTTGACGCGCTCCGCATTCCCGTTCATATTGAAAGGCTGAACCGGACACTTGCCAGAGCGATCGCCCATCGGGAAACAAGCTCCGTAAGCTCAGCAGAAGCCATCTGCCCTATGCCAATCTGCAATCGAGCCGTTGCTATCGAGTCGAGAATTTAGCACTCTCAACTCCTGAGTGCTAATTTACCTGGCAGGTGGGCCCCTCTGCAACTTTTTGGGGTGTACGGGTTCCCGAACTAGCGGTTGGAGGTTGGGGTATGGCAATTGCTAACGCGAGGGCAATTGAGGGTTCGGGATTGGGATCAGGAGCGCGTTGTCAGAGGGTTGAAGTAGTTCTCTATGAAGTAGTTCTTTATCAGGTCAACCCTGGCTAACTCACAAGGG
The Thermoleptolyngbya sichuanensis A183 DNA segment above includes these coding regions:
- a CDS encoding chlorite dismutase family protein, producing the protein MGNQYSFVGGTRGLWRVQEVRPVAGAGLAPVKRLDIVNGAIAPPPPDSAWVLRSFASNVRYAKRDELDTLRAVQPDLNRAEAVSAVLIPIKKSAQWWDMAQDERRAIFEEQSHHTAVGLEYLPGVARRLLHCRDLGEPFDFLTWFEFAPEHTAAFDQLLVRMRASKEWDYVEREVEVRLERDDAAQT
- the carA gene encoding glutamine-hydrolyzing carbamoyl-phosphate synthase small subunit, coding for MGLVTAPPALLVLADGTVFRGFSFGAAGTSIGEVVFNTGMTGYQEVLTDPSYRGQIVTFTYPELGNTGVNPEDEESAGPQVKGAIARNICPRPSNWRSTQSLPDYLKQHHIPGIYGIDTRALTRKLRSVGAMNGGLSTEILDPAELLMQVQEAPSMAGLNLVKDVTTREIYEWSEPTPPEWEFSEGVAKSPEPLTVVAIDFGVKRNILRRLASYGCRVIVVPADTPPETILSYNPDGIFLSNGPGDPAANTDGIETTKALLKAQKPVFGICMGHQILGLSMGGESFKLKFGHRGLNQPAGLRQKVEITSQNHGFAIAQESLPDAEVEITHLNLNDRTVAGLRHKTLPMFSVQYHPEASPGPHDADYLFEQFVRQMRESKA
- a CDS encoding MFS transporter — protein: MAQLSSQPSPRWIGVALAFYAFIAIGIAEGGLGVLLPSILQEYSLTTASVTLLFVSQITGYIFAAFTSSLISSRLGLARMLLMAAGTLTLALAIYATSPVWGLMVAAGTLLGLGIGLIDAGVNTYIVQDERGASLIGTLHGFYGVGALSGPAIATTLLAMGMTWRQVYVVLTGVVGLLIVALLAVLVIRYPPMHLRGVATSEGASAAQNLGRSLRHPAVLLTGLLLLVYVGTEAAIGNWAYTVQSVGRSMSPMAAGYGVAAYWLGLTVGRFGLDYCLRRVGAVRMISLSLTLLLIGLFAWWQLPDQWLSLPMIGLALAAIFPATIWLVPRRLPAELVPGGISFATSAASFGAAIIPTLVWTNWHHNNAQQDAIKNLLNRS
- a CDS encoding NF041680 family putative transposase; the protein is MIFNELQQFRQTLYASLGNARDALFDLMDAVLVSACIVSFVRLSQSPVFRRQWSSTYEALRDSRLPRSKVLKLLVQQIPTQQQPLLAGDASRWNRPAARRLKDRTLSGRTGHAPIAGQNYSTLAWIAEDRGSWALPLRHERITSFETPASKAAFQLKQVTRQLAVRPLAIYDRGYGNASFVNQTAGIEADLLLRVTSNRCVYGAPPAYRGRGAPAKHGHKMKLNDPDTWSVPVETVEVDDPNWGRVRVSRWSAYHFRKSPKRAMEVLRVEVLETQSSTRRLAPLWLVWLGEQMPPLETLWLHYLRRFAIEHWYRFAKQRLYWTHPQFSSVSATEQWSSLMPLLSWQLWLARKDCTDHPLPWQAPQETLTPGRVAQAFAGILAAIGTPAPAPKPRGKSPGRGKGHKPTPRPCYPMVKKRASKRKTSEQSLNSPVATAA
- the groL gene encoding chaperonin GroEL (60 kDa chaperone family; promotes refolding of misfolded polypeptides especially under stressful conditions; forms two stacked rings of heptamers to form a barrel-shaped 14mer; ends can be capped by GroES; misfolded proteins enter the barrel where they are refolded when GroES binds); translated protein: MAKRIIYNENARRALEKGIDILAEAVAVTLGPKGRNVVLEKKFGAPQIVNDGVTIAKEIELEDHIENTGVSLIRQAASKTNDAAGDGTTTATVLAHAMVKEGLRNVAAGANAISLKRGIDKASAFLVDKIAEHARPVEDSKAIAQVGSISAGNDEEVGAMIAEAMDKVGREGVISLEEGKSMTTELEVTEGMRFDKGYISPYFATDTERMEAILDEPFILLTDKKITLVQDLVPVLEQVARAGRPLLIIAEDIEKEALATLVVNRLRGVLNVAAVKAPGFGDRRKAMLEDIAVLTGGQVITEDAGLKLDSVKLESLGKARRVTITKDTTTIVAEGNEAQVKARCEQIRRQIEETDSSYDKEKLQERLAKLSGGVAVVKVGAATETEMKDRKLRLEDAINATKAAVEEGIVPGGGTTLAHLAPQLEEWAKSNLTAEELTGALIVARALSAPLKRIAENAGQNGAVIAERVKEKDFNVGYNAATDEFVDMFSAGIVDPAKVTRSALQNAASIAGMVLTTECIVVDKPEPKEAAGAGAGGGMGGDFDY
- the groES gene encoding co-chaperone GroES, encoding MAAVSLSVSTVKPLGDRVFVKVSASEEKTAGGIFLPDTAKEKPQVGEVAQVGPGKRNDDGTRQELEVKVGDKVLYSKYAGTDIKLGGEEYVLLSEKDILAIVS